The following are encoded in a window of Bdellovibrio sp. ArHS genomic DNA:
- a CDS encoding bifunctional 2-methylcitrate synthase/citrate synthase: MAEYINPDYVPEPDKMNVKKGLEGVVMDTSKVSKVNPHTNSLIYRGYPVQDLAENCSFEEVAYLLYNNELPTASQLADFTKKERGYREISTTLLNVIKALPQKCHPMDSIRTAVSFLGTEDARIWDASPATNMDKAIQLLAKIPTMVAADYRFKKGLDFIPPKADLTIAENFFHMCFGKVPQKEVVKAFDVSLILYAEHSFNASTFTARVVTSTQSDIYSATVAGIGALKGPLHGGANEMVMHMMKEIADPAKAEQWMLDALAQKKKVMGFGHRVYRSGDSRVPTMKKYAQVMADVTGEQKWMQMYTALEKVMVEKKKIYPNLDFPAGPAYYMMGFEIDFFTPIFVMARTTGWSAHIMEQAADNRIIRPLSEYVGHEQRKVVPLSERK, translated from the coding sequence ATGGCTGAATATATCAATCCAGATTACGTTCCAGAACCGGATAAAATGAATGTGAAAAAGGGCCTTGAAGGCGTGGTTATGGATACTTCCAAAGTATCTAAAGTAAACCCGCACACCAACTCTTTGATCTACCGTGGTTACCCAGTTCAAGACTTGGCGGAAAACTGCTCATTCGAAGAAGTGGCTTATCTTCTTTACAACAACGAGTTGCCGACGGCTTCTCAACTTGCTGACTTCACGAAAAAAGAGCGCGGCTACCGCGAGATCTCAACAACTTTGTTGAACGTGATCAAAGCCCTTCCACAAAAATGTCATCCGATGGATTCCATCCGCACTGCAGTTTCTTTCTTGGGAACTGAAGATGCTCGTATCTGGGATGCGAGCCCTGCGACAAACATGGATAAAGCGATCCAGTTGTTAGCTAAAATTCCAACGATGGTGGCCGCAGACTACCGTTTCAAAAAAGGTTTGGATTTTATTCCTCCGAAAGCGGACTTGACGATTGCCGAAAACTTCTTCCACATGTGCTTTGGTAAAGTGCCACAAAAAGAAGTCGTAAAAGCTTTCGACGTTTCTTTGATTCTTTACGCTGAGCACAGCTTCAACGCTTCGACTTTCACGGCGCGTGTTGTGACTTCAACTCAATCTGACATCTACTCTGCGACAGTCGCAGGCATCGGCGCCTTGAAAGGTCCTTTGCACGGTGGTGCTAACGAAATGGTTATGCACATGATGAAAGAGATCGCGGATCCTGCTAAAGCGGAACAATGGATGTTGGATGCTTTGGCTCAAAAGAAAAAAGTCATGGGCTTCGGTCACCGTGTATACCGCTCTGGCGACTCGCGCGTACCAACAATGAAGAAATACGCACAAGTGATGGCGGACGTGACTGGCGAACAAAAATGGATGCAGATGTACACGGCCTTGGAAAAAGTGATGGTAGAGAAAAAGAAAATCTATCCTAACTTGGATTTCCCCGCGGGTCCTGCTTACTACATGATGGGCTTTGAGATCGACTTCTTTACGCCGATCTTCGTGATGGCTCGTACGACCGGCTGGTCTGCGCATATCATGGAGCAAGCCGCTGACAATCGTATCATCCGTCCATTGTCCGAGTACGTGGGCCACGAACAACGTAAAGTTGTTCCTTTGAGCGAACGCAAATAA
- a CDS encoding DUF1304 domain-containing protein, which yields MEISFALLPALLHVYFFILESLLWGRPRINRIFGVKPQDVAATKNLAFNQGFYNLFLSIAIFTGLHFRTGEMTYAMGTTLIIYALLSICGAGLVLLFSNPRKMWRGALIQLVPAAIALFPYLKS from the coding sequence ATGGAAATATCATTCGCTCTTCTTCCGGCTCTTTTGCATGTTTATTTTTTTATCTTAGAAAGTCTGCTGTGGGGGCGGCCGCGCATCAACCGCATTTTCGGTGTGAAGCCGCAGGATGTGGCGGCAACAAAAAATCTGGCGTTCAATCAGGGATTTTACAATCTCTTCTTGTCCATTGCGATTTTTACGGGATTGCACTTTAGAACGGGCGAGATGACTTACGCAATGGGTACGACACTTATTATCTACGCACTTCTTTCCATTTGTGGCGCCGGTTTAGTTCTGCTTTTTTCAAATCCGCGAAAAATGTGGCGAGGGGCGCTGATTCAACTCGTTCCCGCCGCCATCGCCCTCTTTCCTTACCTGAAAAGCTAA